In the genome of Cyclopterus lumpus isolate fCycLum1 chromosome 19, fCycLum1.pri, whole genome shotgun sequence, the window TTTAGCCCAgctgcctccttctctcttctctcctccagtcCAAAGAGCTGCAGATTAAGCGTCAGTTCCAGGACACCTGTAAGATCCAAACCCGTCAGTACAAGGCGCTGCGCAACCACCTGCTGGAGAACACGCCCAAGTCGGACCACAAGGCCGTGCTGAAGCGCCTGAAGGACGAGCAGACCCGTAAGCTGGCCATCCTGGCCGAGCAGTATGACCACTCCATCAATGATATGCTGTCCACACAGGCTGTGAGTAAGGCAAGGAGACGTTGTTCATTTCACACTCGCACCACACCGGCTATGCTGTGCCCGGCCCGGGGGGGTCCTGCCCGTCCACCTGCCTGCCATCCCGCCCGCCAACAAGCCTCCTGGTACCTTTAATCTCCACCTGAACCCACTTTTCCCAGTTTTAAACCAAATGGTCTGAACCGTCCTGTTTCTTCTAAGTTTAAAACACTCTTCCTCAAACGCCCTTTTACCTCGTGAGGAGAAAGCTGAGCAGTGGGGACAGCTTTGATAAAAATGTGATATCTCAGTTCAGTGAATAAATGTGAGAACactgtaaagaaagaaaatgttttctaATTCAGGACTCGGATGTTCAGTCTCATAATAATTCGATCCATTTTATCTTCCAAAGACTATTTGGCATTGCGTCCCTGTAACAGTCAGACTcaagttaaaaagaaaatccatgcAGCAGGAGTCTTTTATTCTTATTCCACACATtcaacaacatgacaacatgtttaAATTGATCAGACTTCATACAGCTTCCTCTGGAGCCACACAAGGCTTTATATAACTGGTATTACCCCCTAGCACCTTTTAAACAGAatttcatttaatatataaGCACCACCCTGAACACTACTTTGAAATGGGATTAAAGTATCAAAGTTACGTACAATTTCATCAACATCAAAGTACTAGATGCTGAAAAGGGCCCCtgtaagaataataaaaaaatgtaactaagAATTGTTGAAATAATTACAAGGAACAGCAGCAAACCCTTACATTTGAGAAACTGGCACAATTAAATGTTCAAATCCAGTATTACtgtactttagtaaatgtacttggttTCATTCCACCGCTGCTTGGGAGGGTTTTGCTTCTTAAATAGTCAAATATAAGTTTTGACCCCACTCCACTAAACTCTCAACATGCTTCCCTCTCAGCACGGGACTCATACTTACACACAAAACCCCAAGCTTTTAAATAAACGAGACATAATGAGAAGAGGAACGTTACAAAATGTCTTGTTCCCTTCAATGATATAATGCCTCGTGCCTCTTTAATGACCTCCTGGCAGCGTGCCAGGTAAGCTCAGTAAGCCAAATCCCTGCTGCCCTTGTCTGTCCGCACATCTCCTCCTGCTGTGGTTCAAGTCTCGTTGGGAAGCTTTCCCATTCCCTGATTAAACTCAAACCAGTGGTCAGGAAAAacgacattatttatttattatttttaattaagaaaGTCTTTCAAATGAACATGTAATCTCTCTCCTGGAGCCAGGCATCAAACACACTCGGGTCAAAGTATTTCAACTGTTGTGCAACATTTTGTAAGGTTATCCTGATTAATGTGGATAACAGTTTGTTATTAATATGACTTAGTTGTGAGTTTAGTTCTATTCCCTCCTATTGAACACAGCATATACAGGCCCAAACTGATTCATTAAACACCACTCCTCATCCTCTCCGCTCTCTTTTCCTTTCGTTCTTGAAACTCTTCTTTTCCTCAACACTGACACACAATTTGTCTCCCATACAATCATGCCAAATCCATTTTTCATGGcactccctcttttttttctgtcttttagcTGAGATTGGATGAGACTCAGGAAGCGGAGTACAAAGTGCTGCggatgcagctgcagcaggagctggagctgctTAACGCCTACCAGAGCAAGATCAAGATCCACACCGACACGCAGCACGATCGAGAGGTCAAGGACCTGGAGCAGAGGGTGTCCATCCGTCGCGCCCTGCTGGAGCAGAGGGTTAGAGCCTTTGGCAATCACTTGTATGAAAGCAAAGCTCCTTAAAATGTAGTAAACGCCTCTGGTGAATTTTAGGAATCCAGTTGCAGAGAAGATTGTAAACTGACTTTTTTAGCTATGACATGGTTCGCTTTAAAGAAAATTCAGATATGACCTTTTGTTGTCATATGTTCTTCTACGATTAACTTAAAATGTTCTTCCACAAATGCCCCTTCAATAGCGGCTTTCACCCCATGGgccatgacatcattcacccattcacccctATTCACatgctgatgggaggagctacggttccacctgcacatcagcagtaactaacattcacacacattcatacaccgtagacgcagctacgggagcaattttggggttaagtgtcttgctcaaggacgagaggagcggggatcgaaccgccgatcctctgattgaaagacaaccctgctcaccactgaaccacTGTCTTCTTAGTAGTTGTTCTGGAGCTCTCTTTCAATCATATCACATCAAAGCGTACGGAGTTGTTCTTCAAGGACTACCCGTCCATGTTACTTAGAAGTTCTGATAcaaagttcattcttgacccCGGAAACAGCAGCGGACAAAAACAATCACAAGATCTACTGTGTAGATGCTCATAAAGACAACAATCACATCTACATTTCCATGACAACAGAGCAACTCCATCTGCTATGCAATATTGCGTGTTTTGATCAAGGGCAACCCGAACTTGTGGTTAGATGGTATGCAGTAATTATAAACGGGTTCCCAAAGAGCTTCACGTTTGCAATCTAGAATCTTGGATTGGGAAAATATTTgatcacattttaataatattaacatTGAAAGAAAAATGACATTGTGTTGTCTCCTGCTTTTTCCCCAGATCGAGGAAGAGATGCTTTCCCTGCAGAACGAGCGCTCCGAACGCATCCGCACCCTCCTGGAGCGGCAGGCCAGCGAGATCGAGTCCTTTGACTCCGAGAGCTTGCGTCTGGGCTTCAGCAACATGGCCCTGACGGGCATCCCCAGTGAGGCCTACCCCATGCAGGGCTACCCAAACGTCCCGCCCCCCAGCTCCCGCTCTGCCGGCCACTGGAGCCACGGCATGCACCCGCAGAACATGCCGCCGCAGCCGCACTCCCGCCGCagccacaacagcagcagcagcagcggcatcAGTAGCGGCAGCGGCGCAGGGGACCGCAGGAGCgagtcctcctcgtcctcccacCCACTGGGAATGGCCTTGGGGCTGGGGCGGGACGGGAGGGAGGTGCACCACTCGTCCCGCTCCTCCGCCTcatcttcctcgtcctcgtcctcctcttcctcgcacCACCAGCGCCACCACCTGCCCCAGCACTACCACCACCAGAGCACGCCGCAGCTCTACCGTGAGCGGGAGCGGGATcgagagagggagcgggagaaggagagggagcggGAGTGGGCTGGAGTGCGAGGCTCCGGCGGCGACCTGGCCCACCCACACCCCCTGCCCTTCTCCCATCACCTGCCCTCACGCTCCTCCTCTCAGTCCCTGGCCATGCTACCTCCCCCGCCGCCTGCCCCTCCTTCCATCTCTGgcccgtcctcctcttcctcttcctcttcctcctcacaggGGGGAATCTACTCCGGCGCCGGGCTGGTTGTGCGCGGTGCCCCCGGCTTGATGGCCCTGAGGAACAGCCCCCAGCCTCTGAGGAGGACGGCGTCCGGCGGAGGGCCTGGAGGAGCCGGGGGCAGCGACGGGGTCCTGAGCCGAAGCACCTCAGTCACTTCACACATCTCTAATGGCTCCCATCTCTCCTACTCTTAGGCGGCAGGGTGGTAGCATGAAAAGGGGCAGTGATTTAGGAAGGTAGCTATCCCAGGTTGCATCTCAATACTCTCAGCTTGCCACCTTGCCTCGCGTCCTTTCTTGGACTGATCTCTCCTCTCAGAATAGCTGAAAGGATATCCCCCTTTCCTCTTAATGCACAGAAAGAGATCAGTCCCcatcagaggcagagagaggacaAACTGACATTGTTGAGCTGCAGCCTGCTCCTTTAGACTCAGGGTGGGTAGAGAGGCTTTCTCCCATTCTCACAGGTataaaagagggagggaggaatgtaaccacctgtaataccactggaTTAAGGTGACTTtagataaacaaaacaaaaaaaagaggtttgtgtttaatgtttttatcttTGTTACTACCTGTATCaaagtgagacaggaagtgtgaGAGGAGGGttattttgccctttttttctcccagagGCTGCAGAGAGAGGGAATGGCAGCCGTGTCTTCTTCTATGATGTTCTATGCTGgaatggagaaagaaagaaggatggGGGAAGGGAAAAATGTGTTCTTTTGCATTGTGTATGTACTTGTATGTAGTCTGTAGAGTCCAGATAAATCTAGCAAGCACTTGTAACTGCAGCtccagaaaggaaaaaaggggaTAATCACAAAAGATGGGTGACTTTGGTCTCCAGCCTGCTGGGGGATttgaaaacacttttattgatttacaactgttgatgttttgttgatttttttgtattaagtgtataaaaaaaacacaaaaacaagtttCTTGGAACGTCACCAATGCCTTTAAGGGGTTCTTAAAGGGATGTCGTGCAATCAAAATTTTTATTTGATGACTGCaagatgatttaaaaacagaatgTTTGTAAAGTAATATACTCTGTTCTTAAAATGCAGCTGGGATGTGGAGACACATTTGTGTGGacatgtaaaaatacaaaaaaagcttTCTGGCATTCATGACatattgaatatataaacaACATAGGTGTCTATGGGAGTCACCCCATGCATGAGATAGatgtacaaaaaaacaagacatttgtaAACATGACCAAATGAAACGTACCGTACCTGTCCAAGTTTCACTGGCATTGAAGATCACTCCACATTTTTGATCTTTGCTGTACATATTTATGGGAATAGTACAAACTAAAATGAGTCATTGGTTTTATAGTGTAACAAAGATCATGATAGTAATTTTGATATAGTCAAATGAGTATTGAATTCAAGATTTAGAGCGACAACTCCAACTGCATTTTCTATAGGTGTCAATATTACCATAACTAATCCTGATGTAattgttgttgtaattatttTCCCATTTTTCTTGTGAAGAAGAGGGCCCGCTTTTGACTGTATAAAAAATAGATGATAAACTGTTGTCAGGTATGGTGTGTATTCAAGGTATTAATGATTATTAATAAGGGATTATTAATAATTGTTAATgattcatgtatgtgtgtaaagcGGTAATGTCTAGTTATATTGCCACTTTCTTTAGACAAAACAATTGCATTTTAAAAGACACTCCTACAGCTGCAACATCCCACTTATTCACGTGAACTCTGACCTCCTCTGAACTCTCACAGGAAAAAATTGAAGATTTTACAATTGGGCACTggaatgtaaatgtgaatgctggatttcctttttacttatttgtttttattgtgggAATAAGTTTCCACACAGAAGCTCTCAAAGGAAGCACggacaaaaagagaagaaagacgTGCACAAtcctagaagaagaagaagaagaagaagaagaggacgggTGTCGACTGAGCTGCTGTGAACGTGCACCCTTATGTGCCGGCACAGCTGCAGTGACCGCAGCAGCCCGTCCTCACAGATAAAGACaccattcagtgtttttagttGCACTCTGTGCTTCTGTAGGTTAATTTAATCGAAGGAGATCAGAAATAATTGTAAATGttattgttggtgttttttaaaaatattttattttaaattggaaaaaaaaaaaaaaaaagtgaaaaaacatAATCACCCTGCTGTTTGTATGACTCAGAAACACCAGCGCAAGACAATTCCCTGTATAACCTACTACTTTATGCTCGGTTGGAATCTCAGTGCATGCATAAACTTCTTATATAAACTAAGACCGGCGGGTTTCGGGGCGGCCTTTGTGTTGGGGAAATCGGTGTGGTAGTGTTTTTAGACGGGTTGTTGTCAGTGTCAGAGGTCGTGGAGAGAGCAGGAGGTCTCAGTTCCTGCATCATGCCTGGATGaaagatgaagacaaagaaGCAGCACAGGCTCATCTGTGTTTTGCAGAGTTTtcgtggggtgggggggttaaaATCCTATACTATTCCAAATCAAGCCATTACAGGGCTGAGGACAAGAAGGAAGAAGGGTCTTAAAGTATGTATTGGAAAAGTAATGGGGTGctttaaaaagtaatacaaaaaaataaaaaaagataataaattgATATTAACACATTACCTTGTCTTGATTGTATGTACTTTACGCACATGGCATTATTATTAAGATGCTTATTACAGGGCTGCAAACAGTCAGTTAATCTGTAAGCAATTGTCAGAAAATAATCAACAACTTATTTGATAATCAAttcaatcattttaaaaaaaaatacaaattccaTAACTTTTCTGAATTTTTGTTTGGATTTTTTTCATCGTCTACAATATTGCACTTGTATATATTTTGATGTTTGAATATGTCAACTTGGGCTTTGAGAAATTAtgaggaacattttttttttactattttcaaAAAAGACAGAGTAAATAATCTACAGATTTATGGATAGCAAAAGTTGCATTGACGTTTAATTATCGATCAATCTTCttaattattttctattttgtcCAGTAAATGTAAATTTGTAAAAACTAAAGCCCATCTCTTGTTGACATATTAAAACGTGTTATTTTGTCTAACTAGCAGTTAGATAGATATATCTAGaaatattacataataatacatattttaaatcattttaaaaaatcaatgaATATTCACATTTAGGAAGCTGAAACTAGTTAATTGGgagattttaatttaaagtggaCTTAAATTAATCcattatcattttgtgtcttttggcAATAAATTAATCGAGTAATcgtttagtttattattattattattattatagattatttttACTTTGATGTACATGTTAAAAATACCATGTATTATACATAATATGTATAGTTGTATATctgccaaacaggaagtgtatcTGTACTTATGTCCGTCTGTTCTCatctattgtgtgtgtatccggAGCTGCTATTCGTCCTGTGTGCTATATCTGACTCTGACATCATTATTATAGGCCGACTGGGAGGATCTGTGCGCACTCTCCTTTAAGATGCGTCTGTCATCGCTCTGTTAATGGAAAGTCATTCTGGCTGCTTCCTGCAGTGCACGAGGAGATCTGTTCCTGCTGGCCCGCggaaggagggggaaaaaaaactacgGTGGTGCATTTTGTGTCGGCCGACAAAACCCaggaaggaaggggagaggACAGGCCCCGCCGAGGGAGACGGAAATGAGAGGGGGTGTCCAAAGAGGAAACCCTATCCCTTTAAGAGCAAGTGGGACATAGCGGTGcgagaaaaggagaggagggggagaagaaagaggaattaaaaaagaaaaggaagaaagagacagggagggaggagggagagcgggcgataaaaaaagaaagatgacatCCTCGCAGCTGAACGGCCGAGGTGGAGCGATAGGCTGCGGCCCGGCGAGAGCGCCGCTCGCCGGGGTCAGGGCTTGAATCCAACAACGAGGCTTCGACAAAACACCCGATTGGCCTATTGGGAGAAATCGGAAAAATAGAttcataaattaaaaacaaagcatGACCTGCTGTGCTGCCAGATACGTGTGTTATAACCCATATTTGTTCTCTTGcgtaaaatgcatttatttcacGTAGAatggtttgtgtttttagcGAAAGTGTGAGACTGTAATAtgcgatttttttttaatttaaaaaaaagaagaagctgtttTGTTGTGTGGTGTTGCGTTTTAGTAAGATTAGTGTTGAGTAAAGTGAAGTTAGAAAACCAAAGTGAAACGAGAAACAGGCCATTATTGGACCCGGCCTGCTGCCTGCGAGCTGCAGCCTGCGTTAGACAACAGCTGCGTGCATTTTAATCGACAGCATTAGTGCTACCTCAATGACAATTGCAGACGACTTTATTCACGTTTTTCAAGCAAATCCAGAAGCCTGTCGTTTCTTCTGCGGGACAGGCGACTGTTTGCGCCTGAATCACCAGTGGGCCGATCAAAACCATGCAAAGGCTGCCCTCCACGATCTCAATCAGGAGCTGACTTTATAATCTCCATCGCCGTGGCGCAAAATGGATGCTTCTTGGAGCAATTTTCTCTTCCAGGTAGGCTTGCCGAGAAGGCATTGCTAGCCTCTTTTACTGCTCTCATTTTAACTGCGCGCACTTTTCTCACAATGTGTGTCCGTCAATCCTGCGGCCCTCACGTCTCGTATTTCAACCTAGCACCTCAAGATAATGctgtgacttgtgtttacgttTGGTGATGGCCTTCTACTTGCTTCTCCAGAATACTCCCACCCAAAACCAAGTGGACGGGAGCCTCCAATCAGAGCTCATGCCTGTGCATACGAGTTCTCCCCAAACCCCACCCACAGAGCACATAGCACAGCCTCCCTCGACTGTGGACACTGCTGCTCTCAGTGAGGAGCCCCTGCCCGGTGAGCCCCCACACTGCACTGCATCCTACATCTGTGGAGCGGACGAGACTGAACTCATTACACCTAACACTAAAGTGCATCATTTAAGTcagtcaggtttttttttttttttaaacagtgacATTGATTTTGGTCACTTGCAGGTGAAAAGACATactatttgtattatttcagGCACCCAACAGTCAAATTTAAGATGGTTACATTATGTAAGATCAATGGGGATCTAAACAATCTATAATTTCTGATTTAGAGCAGAGGCAATTATTAATCGCTTGACGGGATATTAACTGGCAATTATTTAgattattaattaatcatttaagcAATTTTTCAAAGCAAAGTTGCCAAAAGTTCACTGCTTTCAGTGACTCCAAGTATTTGCTCATCTTCGTTGCCTTCTATGATGGTAGATTATTTTTGGGAGATTTGTGATTGTTGGATTTTCATAATGGACATTTCTCACTATTTTCTGAAATTGCACAGACCATACTATACATTTAGATTATTGCAGTTAATTACATCTTAAAATTGcttattttatgttattgttaCCTCACATGCTTGAAAGGTCATAGGTTATTATacctattaaaaaaacaaccaaatcaCCGTCTCTGAAATTAAcaactctctttctttctatttcctTCCCGCCTTCCTGTGGTCCAGTGAAGCCAGTGTCTCGGCCGGCCCGCATGCCCCACATCTGTGCCATCTGCAACAAGCAGTTCAAGAACAACTACAACCTGCGGCGGCACCAGTCGGTCCACACTGGGGTACGCATGAAGGACAGGGCCAGAGAGCAGGAGGGGGCAAAGGAGGGAGCAGCCGGCCAGGTGGCAGTGGCGGCCCCGTCGGTGATGGCGGTGGGGGCTGGAGGGAGGGTGGAGAGGCCCACTGTTTCCCTCTCCCTGCTACACCTCTCCGCACCTCACCTTCTCGCCCCTCCTGTCGTGCTGGCGGGGGCCCAGCAGCCTCCCCTGGGTAGTCAGGATGGTGACGGGGTTGCCATGGCTAACGTAATGGCTAGTGTTAACCCCCATGCTCCGCCTCCTGCTGCTGTCGTCATGGCCACAGGGGCGACAGTACAGGTGGGTCAGGGCCTTGTGGAGATGGCTGTCATCAACCCCAAACCTTCAAGCATGTTGTTTCTTAAACTGCCGGAGATGGTTAAcccaccttttttattttattttattttttatttgtgaccTGTATACAGTTACTGTGTATCACCAGCTTCGAAACTCTCCTGTGTGTTCAAATCTACACAACGTCCAGGCGTACATCAGTTCAGGGACCAGTAAATTCCATCCCAGTGTTTGGCACTGGTGCCCAGTTTGAGAAAACAACGTGCTAGAAGCCCCCCACGCTCCACTGCATGTTGTCTGTAACACAACTAGCTTGAAAGCAGATAAAGACTCCATCCAGCGGGACATAGTTAATCTAACATGTGAATCAACATCAGACATTTCTGCAAGTGCGCATTAGTACAAATCAGGCAAGAATATATTTGTGCATTTGCATGGTTACAACAAAAGATATAACAATATTACAATAGTTGTCGatgaatgtatttctttttgtgtttctaaCTGTACTTCTACTTTCCATCTAAACGCtgttgtgtgttcatctgtTTTGCCTCAGCGGCCTGCAAATCCTAACCCAAACCCGGTGAGGAAGAACCACGCCTGCGAGACGTGTGGGAAGGCTTTCCGTGACGTTTACCACCTCAACCGCCACCGCCTGTCCCACTCGGACGAGAAGCCGTTCTCATGTCCCATCTGCCAGCAGCGCTTCAAGAGAAAGGACCGCATGAGCCATCACGTGCGCTCCCACCAGGGGGGTGTGGAAAAGCCCTACGTCTGCCCCCACTGTGGCAAGGCTTTCTCCAGGTGAAAAACATATACTGTCAGGGTTGAGATAGAAAGACATCTCTTaccttagcataaagactggaaactgcTGGTTCTGTCTGGAGAAAACCAAAAGTTGCCGGCTATAGCTCCATATTTAGCGTACAGACATGAGTGGTAACGTTCTTCTCAGCTAACTATTGACAAGTAAAGCATATTCTGAGAAGGTTGAACTCACTAGAGAAATGGGTTCTTCCtgacatttcacacaaatggtCACACCTTTTACCTTCAAAACTTTCGAAGCATTTTCTGTCCTAATAGGttgactctctttctctcccaaGGCCTGACCATCTGAACAGTCACGTCAGACAGGTACACTCCTCGGAGCGACCCTTCAAATGCCCGGTGCGTCATGTTTATCCTGTGTGGCAGCCGCACCTGCTAGTCCTACACAGCATATTATTTGGGTTCTTTTCACGTTTAAAATGAccatgtttacatgcacagTGTTCCAGATTACTCATGGTCGAGATGTTGTACATTACTGCACTTTTATTTGTCTTCAGCTGCCTCGTACGGATATCTGTTGACATGAGTAAATGAACATTGAGAATATTTCCATGGAAACTGATCTGGATAAAGGTCTTGCCTTTTTGAATACGCAGTAGGTGTAATTGAACTGTAATTATTATGTTTACATGCAGCAGCTCAAAGCCTTAAATAATCATGAGCATGACGAACATATTGGTGATTCAATTGGGTCGTGAACACTGGCTGATAACTTAAATGACTACAAGGTGACAATGTGTGAAACTAACAACTATATAAACATATGCACACATTTTCAAACTATGTTCGCATTCTTGTGCATAGGTCTTTGGTTTCTTCACCATAATCACTCatcttttccatcttttttccAGACCTGTGAGTCTAGCTTTGCCACGAAGGATCGTTTGCGTGCGCATATGATTCGCCATGAGGAGAAGGTCCCCTGCCACATCTGTGGCAAGCTCCTGTCTGCTGCTTACATCACAGATCACATGAGGGTGCACAACCAGTCACAGCACCATGCTTGCCATCTCTGTAACCGCAGTAAGTTTACATTAAAGGATATGtcatattatattttcatttgttgacAACAACCAGTGTTAAGTAGTCAAGACCAAGTCATTACCAAGACCAGTGTATTGAGGTCAAGACCAACGACGGGCACATGGTGGAACATGCAAACCGTAGGCACTCCTCAAATTAACAGGAACATAATTTCAATTTAGTCACATTATTGGTTGCAGTTGAAGCGgggttttttttacagccaatCTCAGTCATGATGTTAACAAACACATGAGACAATGCCCAGGCAATTTAGTCTTGACATGAAAAACAAGAGTCCTCAATTGTGGCCAATTCTGTGACCTTCCAAAAGTGGACACTGACAAGCCTCAACTCTCTGGAGCTATAAAGCCGCTTCcagcttattgttttggttttccagtATCGGACTTTACTGTTTCAGTCGCGTCCGGCCGCAGCAGGTAGCTCTGATGTGGTAAGGTATTTGTAATTGTCTTATGTAAATCCTCTGGCTGCCAATAAAACAACTTATGAAGTAAATAAGATAAACGCACTGCATGCTAACTAACTGGTGAACATCGTGGAGAGATATtttcctcaggagttggtggtaAGGACCAAAACAGAGGGTGAATATTGTTGCTACatatctgctggatgtgtaaataagtaaCAGTTTTGCTATATCACCATATCAACTTTTAAAGTGGTCTAATCTGTGCAGGCGTAAGTGCATACAAATATTTGTATAGCAATGCAGGCACACATACCATGTTTACACCTCTAATGTCAACCTAACGCTGAAGCGTTGTGTCAAAGAGTGTGGGAGAAATTGCACTGATCATGCAGAATGTAATCGTATTAACTTCCCTTATGTTTGATCTTGTTGAATCTGATCATGTAACCTTTGATTGAATTAATCGTGGCATGATTACCTAAACTAAGGAATTGTTGCCCACGTTTATGTCATCAGAAGTGGATCAGAAGGCTAATAAACAAACGCATCCAAGAGACCAACTAAACGATACAACAGGATGGGGATGATCGAGCCAAGTTAAACAGAGAGAGAACGACATCCCCTCAGGGTGCACATTTTGACCGTACCCTTGTCCTGTGTGCCATCCTCTGTGCATTAAAAGTGGGATTTGTTGTCTGAGTGGGATTACAAGAGCAGTTATTTATCTGTATAATGATATGATAAGATTTCACCACCTTTTTTGAGTTTTATTATGTTCCTTTTCGAGATCAGTTCTAGTCATTTGTGCGCATTTTCACTTTTCCCTCTCGTCTCTGCTCTCCTCCGTCAGGCTTCACCACACTGACATACCTTCGTGTCCATGCCCAGAAGCACCATGGGCAGGAGTGGAAAGACAGTCCAGGGGGCTTCGGCACAACCTCTGGTGGCATACTCGTCTGCCACCTATGCGGCATCCACTGCAAGACACCCACCCAGCTCCAGGGGCACATGGGCACCCATGGCAACAACCAGGGTGCCCCCAGCCCCATCACCACCAATGTGGCTGCCAGCAGCTCTGTCTCCCTCAGCAACATGGTGACAGCGCCGACTGTGTATGTCACCGGTAACACGGTGGTGGACCTGCTCGTCACAGACTGCTCGAGCATTGCAGCTCCACAATCCCACAGTTAACAGTAGAGAGCTCAGCAATAATAACCTCAGTCTCTTAACAGAGGGCAAGGTTGGAGACGGTTACAGTTGCGCGTAGATGCTGATCCGGTTTCAGTTTTGTAATATCCCCACTTATAGGTATGGTTAGGATTAAAAAGTGGGGGAGATTAACTCCAGTCGGCATTCAAGGGCAGTTTtccctcagagctgcagagctggagCATCAGTGAAAAGGAAGCTGTATTAATAGAGCAGTGAAGTCATGGAAAGAGGGACCTTTGTGGCGGCAGCAGGTTCATTGACACTCATGACAAACATGGATGTGTTGTCCAATTATTCCTGAATGCCCTTGTGCATTTAAGACTCCAATGAAACTGTGGTATTGTGGGCGTCTACTGTATTACTCTCCCCtctctgccctctctctctgtccctcccctCGACCCTGGCATTGGCTGCTCTCTGCAAGTGCACCAAGTACTGTATATCTCACACCAGCTCTGATCTTACCTCCATTTTTGCAGCTCACTTTCTAAGAATCCAAATGGCTTGCGTTAAGAAGTAGTAGGGAGAGAATAGCTTTCAGAAAACGT includes:
- the maz gene encoding myc-associated zinc finger protein isoform X4, coding for MDASWSNFLFQNTPTQNQVDGSLQSELMPVHTSSPQTPPTEHIAQPPSTVDTAALSEEPLPVKPVSRPARMPHICAICNKQFKNNYNLRRHQSVHTGRPANPNPNPVRKNHACETCGKAFRDVYHLNRHRLSHSDEKPFSCPICQQRFKRKDRMSHHVRSHQGGVEKPYVCPHCGKAFSRPDHLNSHVRQTCESSFATKDRLRAHMIRHEEKVPCHICGKLLSAAYITDHMRVHNQSQHHACHLCNRSFTTLTYLRVHAQKHHGQEWKDSPGGFGTTSGGILVCHLCGIHCKTPTQLQGHMGTHGNNQGAPSPITTNVAASSSVSLSNMVTAPTVYVTGNTVVDLLVTDCSSIAAPQSHS
- the maz gene encoding myc-associated zinc finger protein isoform X1; the encoded protein is MDASWSNFLFQNTPTQNQVDGSLQSELMPVHTSSPQTPPTEHIAQPPSTVDTAALSEEPLPVKPVSRPARMPHICAICNKQFKNNYNLRRHQSVHTGVRMKDRAREQEGAKEGAAGQVAVAAPSVMAVGAGGRVERPTVSLSLLHLSAPHLLAPPVVLAGAQQPPLGSQDGDGVAMANVMASVNPHAPPPAAVVMATGATVQRPANPNPNPVRKNHACETCGKAFRDVYHLNRHRLSHSDEKPFSCPICQQRFKRKDRMSHHVRSHQGGVEKPYVCPHCGKAFSRPDHLNSHVRQVHSSERPFKCPTCESSFATKDRLRAHMIRHEEKVPCHICGKLLSAAYITDHMRVHNQSQHHACHLCNRSFTTLTYLRVHAQKHHGQEWKDSPGGFGTTSGGILVCHLCGIHCKTPTQLQGHMGTHGNNQGAPSPITTNVAASSSVSLSNMVTAPTVYVTGNTVVDLLVTDCSSIAAPQSHS
- the maz gene encoding myc-associated zinc finger protein isoform X3 — encoded protein: MDASWSNFLFQNTPTQNQVDGSLQSELMPVHTSSPQTPPTEHIAQPPSTVDTAALSEEPLPVKPVSRPARMPHICAICNKQFKNNYNLRRHQSVHTGRPANPNPNPVRKNHACETCGKAFRDVYHLNRHRLSHSDEKPFSCPICQQRFKRKDRMSHHVRSHQGGVEKPYVCPHCGKAFSRPDHLNSHVRQVHSSERPFKCPTCESSFATKDRLRAHMIRHEEKVPCHICGKLLSAAYITDHMRVHNQSQHHACHLCNRSFTTLTYLRVHAQKHHGQEWKDSPGGFGTTSGGILVCHLCGIHCKTPTQLQGHMGTHGNNQGAPSPITTNVAASSSVSLSNMVTAPTVYVTGNTVVDLLVTDCSSIAAPQSHS
- the maz gene encoding myc-associated zinc finger protein isoform X2; protein product: MDASWSNFLFQNTPTQNQVDGSLQSELMPVHTSSPQTPPTEHIAQPPSTVDTAALSEEPLPVKPVSRPARMPHICAICNKQFKNNYNLRRHQSVHTGVRMKDRAREQEGAKEGAAGQVAVAAPSVMAVGAGGRVERPTVSLSLLHLSAPHLLAPPVVLAGAQQPPLGSQDGDGVAMANVMASVNPHAPPPAAVVMATGATVQRPANPNPNPVRKNHACETCGKAFRDVYHLNRHRLSHSDEKPFSCPICQQRFKRKDRMSHHVRSHQGGVEKPYVCPHCGKAFSRPDHLNSHVRQTCESSFATKDRLRAHMIRHEEKVPCHICGKLLSAAYITDHMRVHNQSQHHACHLCNRSFTTLTYLRVHAQKHHGQEWKDSPGGFGTTSGGILVCHLCGIHCKTPTQLQGHMGTHGNNQGAPSPITTNVAASSSVSLSNMVTAPTVYVTGNTVVDLLVTDCSSIAAPQSHS